CGCGCAGCTCCCAGCAGGGACGCAGCGCCACCGGCGGGCCGAAGCCCTCGCAGCCGGCGGGTTCGAAGAGGATCACGGGGACGGTCCTGGCGCGCATGCGTTGCCTCCGGGCTGGCGGGTCGGGCGGGCTCAGCCTAGGCGAGCCGCTCTCCACATGCAAGGCAAGCAAGCGCCGCGCCTGCCCGCCTTTCCGCTTTCGGGGACGTGGGCCGAGCGTGTAGGCTGACCGCATGAAGACGCGGTGGCTGATCCTGCTCGCACTGCTCGCGCCCACGGCGGCGCTCGCGGACGACTTCCCCCTGCCGCAGCTGGACCTCGATACGTGGAAACCGCTGGGCTACGCCTGCGGCCGCGCGGAGCAACCCCCAGTGATCGACGGCCGCCTCGACGACGCGGCCTGGGGGCGCAGCGAGTGGACACCGGATTTCGTGGACATCCGCGGCGGGTCCGCACCCACTCCCCGCCACCGCACCCGCGTCAAGATGCTCTGGGACGACGACTACCTCTACATCGGCGCCGACCTGGAGGAGCCCCATCTCTGGGCGACGCTCACCCAGCGCGACGCTGTGATCTACCACGACAACGACTTCGAGCTGTTCATCGACCCCGACGGCGACACCCACGACTACTACGAGCTGGAGATCAACGCCCTGGGCACGGTCTGGGATCTGTTGCTCACCGCCCCCTACCGCGACGGCGGGCACGCCGTGGACAGCTGGGACATCGCGGGGCTGAAGAGCGCCGTGCACCTGGACGGCACGCTCAACGACCCTTCGGACACCGACCGCGGCTGGAGCGTCGAGCTGGCGCTGCCCTGGACCGTGCTGGAAGAGTGCGCGGCGCAGGGGAGACCCCCGCAGTGCAAGGACACCTGGCGCGTGAACTTCTCCCGCGTGCAGTGGCAGCTCGACGTGGTCGACGGCGCCTACCGGAAGCGCGTCGACCCCGAGACCGGAAGGCCTCTGCCCGAGGACAACTGGGTCTGGTCGCCGCAGGGGCTCGTGGCCATGCACTATCCGGAGATGTGGGGATTCTTACACTTCGGGGGCAAGGAGAGCGGTGGTTTCGTCTTCCGTGAGACGCTGTCGAGGTTTCGCCGCTTCTACTACGCTCAGAAGCGCTACTACGCTCAGACAGAACGCTACGCACGGGACCTGGACGAGTTGGCCGTGAGAGTGCCCGTGTCCGAAGCATGGCGGTCGTTCAGCCTCGATGTGAGCCCCATTGGCTACTCGGCATCTGGGTACGATGCAAGCACCAACCGCTACGGATTCATCGACGATTCCGGGTGTGAGCGGACGCACCCCGGGAAACCCCGGTCCTTCTACTAAGGCCCCGCCGTGAACATGGCACCCCTCGACTGGATCATCGTCGCGGCCATGCTGGCGCTCATGGGCACGGGCATCGTCGCCAGCC
Above is a genomic segment from Candidatus Latescibacterota bacterium containing:
- a CDS encoding carbohydrate-binding family 9-like protein codes for the protein MKTRWLILLALLAPTAALADDFPLPQLDLDTWKPLGYACGRAEQPPVIDGRLDDAAWGRSEWTPDFVDIRGGSAPTPRHRTRVKMLWDDDYLYIGADLEEPHLWATLTQRDAVIYHDNDFELFIDPDGDTHDYYELEINALGTVWDLLLTAPYRDGGHAVDSWDIAGLKSAVHLDGTLNDPSDTDRGWSVELALPWTVLEECAAQGRPPQCKDTWRVNFSRVQWQLDVVDGAYRKRVDPETGRPLPEDNWVWSPQGLVAMHYPEMWGFLHFGGKESGGFVFRETLSRFRRFYYAQKRYYAQTERYARDLDELAVRVPVSEAWRSFSLDVSPIGYSASGYDASTNRYGFIDDSGCERTHPGKPRSFY